One genomic window of Coraliomargarita sinensis includes the following:
- a CDS encoding STAS/SEC14 domain-containing protein: MHKFLAETQGDFAAVECSEKLTDIDFQVITPELETQIEEYHKIALFLELKNFHGWTGSALWADTKFDLKHHNDFTRIAIVGDKKWEEWLSKLWKPFTSAELRYYEASERKMAMSWASGGRF; encoded by the coding sequence ATGCACAAGTTCCTAGCAGAAACTCAGGGAGACTTCGCTGCCGTCGAATGCTCCGAAAAACTAACGGATATCGACTTCCAGGTGATCACACCCGAACTGGAAACGCAGATCGAGGAGTATCATAAGATTGCCCTGTTTTTGGAGTTGAAGAATTTTCACGGCTGGACCGGGAGTGCTCTCTGGGCGGATACCAAGTTTGATCTGAAGCATCACAATGATTTTACCCGTATCGCTATCGTGGGGGATAAAAAATGGGAAGAATGGCTCTCGAAACTGTGGAAACCTTTTACCTCGGCAGAGCTTCGTTATTATGAAGCCTCAGAGCGGAAAATGGCGATGAGTTGGGCCTCGGGAGGTCGTTTCTGA